In the genome of Ignavibacteriota bacterium, one region contains:
- the hisN gene encoding histidinol-phosphatase, producing the protein MTEISGKNIRKYFRSGINVETKSDDSPVTIADKSTEEMLREMIMKEYPEHGILGEEFGQHNEGAEYQWLLDPIDGTKSFICGTVTFGTLISLTKNGKPIIGVFHQPILKEFLIGNNSETFLNNKIVKVNDVSKIEEAVLLTTDHLSVDEFQNIKKFEKLMRKVKLYRLWGDCYGYYLVASGYAQIMIDPIMNIWDTMALIPIINGAGGIITDYQGNDPEKGNSIIAATPNIHTEVIKILN; encoded by the coding sequence ATGACAGAAATAAGCGGTAAGAATATTAGAAAATATTTTAGAAGCGGAATAAATGTAGAAACAAAATCAGATGATTCTCCGGTAACTATTGCAGATAAATCAACTGAAGAAATGTTACGGGAAATGATTATGAAAGAATATCCGGAACATGGAATATTGGGAGAAGAATTTGGTCAGCACAACGAAGGAGCTGAATATCAATGGCTTTTAGACCCAATTGACGGAACGAAAAGTTTTATTTGCGGCACTGTTACTTTCGGAACGTTAATTTCTTTGACAAAAAACGGCAAACCCATCATTGGGGTTTTTCATCAGCCGATTTTAAAAGAATTTTTAATAGGTAATAATTCTGAAACCTTTCTAAATAATAAAATTGTTAAAGTTAATGATGTAAGTAAAATAGAAGAAGCAGTTCTACTTACAACAGATCATTTATCTGTTGATGAATTTCAGAATATTAAAAAATTTGAAAAATTAATGAGGAAAGTAAAACTTTACAGACTTTGGGGAGATTGTTACGGCTATTATTTGGTTGCTTCTGGTTATGCTCAAATTATGATTGATCCGATTATGAACATTTGGGATACAATGGCATTAATTCCAATTATAAACGGGGCAGGAGGAATTATTACAGATTATCAAGGTAATGACCCGGAAAAAGGTAACAGTATTATAGCTGCTACTCCAAATATTCATACAGAAGTAATTAAGATTTTAAATTAG
- a CDS encoding threonylcarbamoyl-AMP synthase, which translates to MKLLEATSKNINLAVEKLKSGGLVAFPTETVYGLGADGLNDIAVSKIFEVKQRPTFNPLILHVSSLDMLNEIAENSNEKISQLIDNFWPGPLTLILKKKNNVPYIVTSGLETVAVRMPNNQIALELISKLGKPIAAPSANSFSKLSPTKAEHVVKQLGNKVDIILDGGNCEVGVESTIIEVTDNSQILLRPGGIARERIEKVIGKLSSLNQNSISPNSPGQLNIHYAPNIPIYFYSENILQDYLNKNIGVIFFSEIKNADKFRIIKVLSGKADLHEAASNLFAHLHELENSNLDLILVEKVDNIGLGSAIMDRLTKAVNKYL; encoded by the coding sequence ATGAAACTTTTAGAAGCAACTTCAAAAAATATTAATCTTGCCGTTGAAAAACTTAAATCCGGCGGACTTGTAGCTTTTCCGACAGAAACAGTATACGGTTTAGGCGCTGACGGATTAAATGATATTGCCGTTTCTAAAATATTTGAAGTAAAACAACGTCCCACTTTTAACCCGTTGATTTTACACGTTTCTTCATTAGATATGCTGAATGAAATTGCTGAAAATTCTAACGAAAAAATATCTCAATTAATAGATAATTTTTGGCCCGGACCTTTAACTCTAATTCTAAAAAAGAAAAACAATGTACCTTATATCGTAACTTCCGGATTAGAAACCGTTGCCGTAAGAATGCCAAATAATCAAATCGCATTGGAATTAATTTCCAAATTGGGAAAACCAATTGCCGCACCAAGCGCAAATAGTTTTAGTAAATTAAGTCCGACTAAAGCCGAACACGTTGTTAAACAACTGGGAAATAAAGTTGATATTATTTTAGACGGCGGAAACTGCGAAGTAGGCGTCGAATCTACAATAATTGAAGTAACCGACAATTCTCAAATTTTATTACGACCCGGAGGCATTGCCAGGGAAAGAATTGAAAAAGTAATTGGGAAATTATCAAGTCTGAATCAAAATTCAATTTCACCTAATTCTCCCGGACAATTAAATATTCATTACGCGCCGAATATTCCTATTTATTTTTATAGTGAAAATATATTGCAAGATTATTTAAACAAAAATATCGGCGTCATTTTTTTCAGCGAAATTAAAAATGCTGATAAATTTAGAATTATTAAAGTGCTTTCCGGAAAAGCTGACTTACACGAAGCCGCATCAAATTTATTTGCGCATCTGCATGAATTGGAAAATTCAAATTTGGATTTAATCCTTGTGGAAAAAGTGGATAACATTGGTCTTGGCTCTGCAATTATGGATAGATTGACTAAAGCAGTAAATAAATATTTGTGA
- a CDS encoding serine hydrolase produces MTLSKLIIILLGSLIMSGTLNAQNKNLLDKIISENYQQLLPAIQNLEKYEIQIIYTKIEKDENGKKKLQTFSFNENSNKYFYPASTVKFPAAILALEKLNDLNISGVNKFTHLSIDSVYENQTAFNKEFKDECGYPNIADYIKRIFLVSDNQAFNRLFDFLGQKEINQRLRKRGFDNTKILHRLEVTRTEELNKQNNPINFYDENNNIIYQQPAKFEGDEIELKLTDTKKGIGYYADGVLINEPKDFSQNNFFGLRDQHNLMIRIIFPELFDEMERFNLTEDDYKFLNKYMCMLPRESECPKYDSTEYYDGYVKFFMFGNTKEQIPTNIKIFSKSGLAYGYLIDNAYIKDVENNVEFFLSAVIHVNEDQIYNDDKYEYDEIGLPFLANLGKIIYNFEINKEKQK; encoded by the coding sequence ATGACATTATCAAAACTTATTATAATTTTATTGGGATCACTTATTATGTCAGGCACACTAAATGCGCAAAATAAAAATTTATTGGATAAAATAATTAGCGAGAATTATCAGCAATTATTACCGGCAATTCAAAATTTAGAAAAGTATGAAATCCAGATCATTTATACAAAAATTGAGAAAGATGAAAATGGCAAAAAAAAACTGCAAACATTTTCATTTAATGAAAATTCCAATAAATACTTTTATCCGGCAAGCACTGTAAAATTTCCTGCAGCAATTCTTGCTTTAGAAAAGTTAAATGATTTGAATATTTCCGGAGTAAATAAATTTACTCATCTTTCCATCGACAGCGTTTATGAAAATCAAACTGCGTTCAATAAAGAATTCAAGGACGAATGCGGTTATCCGAATATTGCTGACTATATAAAAAGAATTTTTTTAGTGAGCGACAATCAGGCATTCAACAGATTATTTGATTTTCTAGGACAAAAAGAAATTAACCAAAGACTTAGGAAAAGAGGGTTTGATAATACTAAAATCCTGCACAGATTGGAAGTAACAAGAACAGAGGAATTAAATAAGCAAAATAATCCAATAAATTTTTACGATGAAAATAATAATATTATTTATCAGCAGCCCGCAAAATTTGAGGGAGATGAAATTGAATTAAAACTGACCGATACTAAAAAGGGAATTGGATATTATGCCGATGGAGTTCTTATTAATGAACCTAAAGATTTTTCGCAAAACAATTTTTTTGGATTAAGAGATCAGCATAATTTAATGATTAGAATAATATTTCCTGAATTATTTGATGAAATGGAAAGATTCAATTTAACAGAAGATGATTACAAATTTCTAAACAAATATATGTGTATGCTGCCTCGTGAAAGCGAATGCCCAAAGTATGATTCAACCGAATATTATGACGGTTATGTAAAATTTTTCATGTTTGGAAATACGAAGGAACAAATTCCAACTAACATTAAAATATTCAGTAAAAGCGGATTGGCTTATGGATACTTAATTGATAACGCTTATATTAAAGATGTTGAAAATAATGTAGAATTTTTTCTATCTGCAGTAATTCACGTAAATGAAGATCAAATTTACAATGATGATAAATATGAATACGATGAAATTGGTTTACCGTTTCTGGCTAATCTCGGTAAAATAATTTATAATTTTGAAATTAATAAGGAAAAACAAAAATAA
- a CDS encoding DMT family transporter: protein MINIGEIAALITAVLWSGTAIAFSEATKMVGSFTVNLTRLLLATFFLVVTILLFNLNWQISLHQIYLLGLSGIIGLVFGDGFLFKSYQYIGARLSMLIMTLSPAVASLTAYLYLGEVLSMWGIIGILITISGISIVVFKRSEQPSTDYKKNNLGYIFAVLGAVGQAINLIFAKEAFSYGEINSFVATFYRMLPSIILMYILGYFYKSRKVSLKILKERKDALKFIIVGSIIGPFLGITFSLIAISNTKVGIAATLMSTMPIIMLPIVKYYYKEKLSFISIFGAFIAVIGIAILFLR, encoded by the coding sequence ATGATTAATATTGGAGAAATTGCAGCTTTAATAACCGCAGTACTTTGGTCTGGAACCGCAATTGCTTTTTCTGAAGCTACAAAAATGGTTGGCTCATTTACAGTTAATTTAACGCGCTTGTTATTGGCTACTTTTTTTCTAGTAGTAACTATTTTACTATTTAATTTAAATTGGCAAATTTCTTTGCATCAAATTTATTTGCTTGGTTTGAGCGGAATTATCGGTTTAGTGTTCGGCGATGGATTTTTATTTAAATCATATCAATATATTGGCGCTAGATTAAGTATGCTGATAATGACGTTGTCTCCGGCTGTAGCTTCTTTAACTGCATATTTATATTTGGGTGAAGTTCTTTCTATGTGGGGAATTATAGGAATACTTATTACTATTTCGGGAATATCAATTGTAGTATTTAAAAGATCAGAACAGCCTTCGACCGATTATAAGAAAAATAATTTGGGGTACATTTTTGCCGTGCTCGGTGCAGTGGGTCAAGCAATCAATTTAATTTTCGCAAAAGAAGCATTTAGTTACGGAGAAATTAACAGCTTTGTCGCAACTTTTTACAGAATGCTGCCTTCTATAATTTTAATGTACATTTTAGGATATTTTTATAAGAGCCGAAAAGTTAGTTTAAAAATTTTAAAAGAAAGAAAAGATGCGTTGAAGTTTATTATTGTCGGTTCTATTATTGGTCCATTTCTCGGTATAACTTTCAGCTTAATTGCAATATCAAATACAAAAGTTGGAATTGCCGCTACCTTAATGTCAACAATGCCGATAATAATGCTTCCAATAGTAAAATATTATTACAAAGAAAAATTGAGTTTCATTTCAATATTCGGCGCGTTTATTGCAGTAATTGGAATCGCAATTTTATTTTTGCGATAG
- the eno gene encoding phosphopyruvate hydratase produces MTTIIDVLGREILDSRGNPTVEVEVLLDSGVIGRAAVPSGASTGEHEAVELRDVKKKRYNGKGVQKAVSNVNDIIADLLIDFDAADQVAIDNFLIELDGTPNKSKLGANAILGVSLACAKAAAEALELPLYRYIGGTSARVLPVPMMNILNGGSHADNTVDFQEFMIMPHGAASFAEALRMGTETFHSLKSVLKKNGYSTSVGDEGGFAPNLKSNEQTLELILEAITKAGYKPGKEISLALDVASREMYDKKKNKYVFFKSDKSEKTSDEMIKIYEKLTKDFPIVSIEDGLDENDWKGWKNLTDTLGKKVQLVGDDLFVTNTKRLSEGIEKSIANSILIKVNQIGTLTETLDAIEMAKRAGYTNVISHRSGETEDTTIADIAVATNAGQIKTGSASRSDRIAKYNQLLRIEEELDSTAIYPGLSAINCK; encoded by the coding sequence ATGACCACTATAATTGATGTTTTGGGCAGAGAGATTCTTGATTCCAGAGGAAATCCTACTGTTGAAGTTGAAGTCTTATTAGATTCTGGAGTTATTGGTCGCGCAGCCGTTCCCAGCGGTGCATCTACCGGAGAACATGAAGCTGTTGAATTAAGAGACGTTAAAAAGAAAAGATATAATGGTAAAGGTGTTCAAAAAGCTGTAAGCAATGTAAATGATATTATTGCAGATTTACTAATAGATTTTGACGCCGCCGATCAAGTTGCAATTGATAATTTTTTAATTGAATTAGACGGAACACCAAATAAATCGAAATTAGGCGCCAATGCTATTTTAGGTGTTTCTTTAGCGTGTGCCAAAGCCGCCGCAGAAGCTTTGGAATTGCCGCTTTACAGATACATTGGAGGCACAAGCGCTAGAGTATTGCCAGTTCCAATGATGAATATTTTAAATGGCGGATCTCACGCAGATAATACGGTTGATTTTCAAGAATTTATGATTATGCCTCACGGCGCCGCAAGTTTTGCTGAAGCATTAAGAATGGGTACGGAAACTTTCCATTCATTAAAATCTGTTTTAAAGAAAAATGGTTATTCAACTTCTGTCGGTGATGAAGGTGGATTCGCTCCAAATTTAAAATCAAATGAGCAAACTTTGGAATTGATACTTGAAGCTATTACAAAAGCTGGATACAAGCCAGGTAAAGAAATAAGTCTTGCACTAGATGTTGCTTCACGTGAAATGTATGATAAAAAGAAAAACAAATATGTTTTCTTTAAATCCGATAAATCTGAAAAAACATCCGACGAAATGATTAAAATCTATGAAAAATTAACCAAAGATTTTCCTATTGTTTCAATTGAAGACGGATTAGATGAAAATGATTGGAAAGGTTGGAAAAATTTGACCGATACACTTGGCAAAAAAGTTCAATTGGTTGGTGATGATTTATTTGTAACAAATACCAAAAGATTAAGCGAAGGTATTGAAAAATCAATCGCAAATTCTATACTAATAAAAGTAAATCAAATTGGTACTTTAACAGAAACATTGGATGCAATTGAAATGGCAAAACGTGCCGGTTATACAAATGTTATTAGTCACCGCTCCGGCGAAACTGAAGATACAACAATTGCGGACATTGCGGTTGCTACAAATGCCGGTCAAATTAAAACCGGATCGGCAAGCAGAAGCGATAGAATTGCAAAATATAATCAGCTTTTAAGAATTGAAGAAGAATTGGATTCAACCGCAATTTATCCCGGATTATCTGCTATAAATTGTAAATAA
- a CDS encoding O-acetyl-ADP-ribose deacetylase — translation MIEIIKGDITKTAVDAIVNAANETLLGGGGVDGAIHKAAGPKLLDECRKLNGCKTGEAKITKGYNLKAKYVIHTVGPIWSGGNFNEENLLKSCYENSLRIAEKYKINSIAFPAISTGAYRFPFENASKIAYNTVKSFLEKTESIKKVIFVLFSDIDLTTFIKISNEMAGK, via the coding sequence ATGATTGAAATAATAAAAGGTGATATTACAAAAACCGCTGTGGATGCAATAGTTAATGCTGCAAATGAAACATTATTGGGCGGAGGAGGAGTTGACGGCGCTATTCATAAAGCGGCAGGACCAAAGCTTCTTGATGAATGCAGAAAATTAAACGGTTGCAAAACAGGAGAAGCAAAAATTACAAAAGGTTACAATTTAAAAGCGAAATATGTAATTCATACTGTTGGACCAATATGGAGCGGCGGAAATTTTAATGAAGAAAATTTATTAAAAAGTTGTTATGAAAATTCATTAAGAATTGCCGAAAAATATAAAATCAACTCTATCGCTTTTCCAGCAATAAGCACAGGCGCGTATCGTTTTCCATTTGAAAATGCTTCCAAAATTGCATACAATACCGTTAAATCATTTTTAGAAAAAACTGAAAGCATTAAAAAAGTTATTTTTGTATTATTCAGTGATATTGATTTAACGACATTTATAAAAATATCTAATGAAATGGCGGGAAAATGA